From the genome of Haloarcula taiwanensis:
TGTGTCGGCTTGGTCTCGACAGACTCAATGACTTCAAGCCGGCATCCGTACGCGTTCGCTGCCGAGACAAGCGGTATGTCAGGGCGTTCTGATTCGAATGTCAGCTCAAGCGCGGTGTCGTCAGACAGGAGTTGCCTATTATGGACCGCGGCAAGCGTGTACCCAACCATCTCACCGAGGACAGCGAAACTCTCGGCTATACGGCCACTGAATGCCGCCGGCTGGTCGGCGTACACGCAAAGAACGCCGTGGACGGTGTTCCCCTGAACCAGTGGAATCGCTGCGGCAGATTTGAATCCCTGTTCACGAGCGGCGGCCCCACACCGCTTGAATTCGGTCGGGTCACCACAGTCCTGTATCGTCTGGACGGCGCCTGTCACGAGGGCCGTTTCACACAGCGCTCGGTTGGTCCCGTCACCACCGATGAGGTCGTCGACACAAGCGCCATCGTCGCCGGCTACCGTTTTCGGGACGAGACTGTCGTTCGCGCCCGCTCGCTCGGCGATCCACGCTAGCTCACAGAGGTCGGATTCAACGACGCGCTCACACACCGTCTTCGCGGTTTCGCGGCGGGTCGCGGCACCACCTAGCGCGTGAATGAGGTCCTGTATGACCATGTTGACCCCGTTGAGTGTCGCCAGTTCGTCGCGCTGGCGTTCGATTGCGTTCTGACGTTTCCGTTCGTCGGTGATGTCCTGATGGATTCCGACTGCTCTGATCGCCTCGCCGTCGTCGTTCCACTGGAACACCTTGCCGATGTCCCGGATCCACCGCCAGTCCCCGTCTTTGGTCTGCATTCGGAACTCGCACTGATACAGATCGGTCTCCCCGGCCTTCAGCTCCTCAAGCGCCTGTTCCGCTCGGTCGAGGTCGTCTGGATGGACGAGGTCGGCCCACGTCTCGTAGTGTGGCTCCAGTTCGTCTGTCGTGTAACCGAGCATTCCGGTCCATCGTTCGTCGAAGGTGACAGCGTTGGTTTTGGGGTTCCAGTCCCAGACGCCGAGTTCCGCGCCCTCGAGCGCGAAGTTCAATCGCTCCGTCATCTCCTGATACTCGCGCTCGCGGTCACAGCGTTCCGTGATGTCCCGAGCGACGCCGAGCAGCCCACTGTAGTTGCCGTTTTCGTCGTGAATCAGCGTGTGGTTGATTGATACCTTCCGTTCAGTACCGTCTTTCCGACGAAACGTCAGATCAGCAGTTGCGCTCTCCCGTTCAGGCGCTTCAAGCAGTGTTTCGACAGTCGCCTGCCCCGTCGAGAGTTCACCGGGGGCAAGCACTGTCGTGGCGTGTTCACCGCACAGTTCGGTCGGCTCGTACCCGAGGTTCGACGCAAACGACTCGTTACAGAAGTCGATGACACCGCGTTCGTCGAGCGTGTAGAGCCCGTCCTGTGCCCGCTCGACCATGAGATCCAGCAGCGCTGTGCGGGCATCACGCCGGGCAGTGTCAGTGATATCTCGCAGCAGGACGAGCGTAAGTCCGCCCGCAGCGGCCGGTAGTTCGTGCCCGCGTCGGAGGAGGTACTGATCGCGGTCGCTACCCGAAACCCGGATGGCAACCGGTTCAGTCGAGGTGCTCTGGAGCCGCTGTAACTGCCGACGGCCACTGGACGTATCGGGGAGTGCTGTCTGCATGGCGTCGTAGAAGCGTTCGACCTGGCGAGTGTCGTCGAGAGAGTCAACGAACACCGACACCGATTCGCTCGACCAGTGTACCGTTCCGTCATCTGCCAGCAGGACAGCGATTTCGTTCGCTTCAGCACGCGATTCGATTTCGGACAGCGCATCTCGGAACGCGGACTCGGTCCGGTCGGCTGACGCCGACACGACGCTGATAATCTTCTCCGCCAGCAGCAGCGGCTGTCCGTCCCCCTGTTTCGAGACGACTGTCGCCGCATCGTCGACGACAGCCGCGGCGCTATTCGTCGCAGTGGCGTCGGTGTAGAGGACGACCGGGTAGCGGTCATTCGACACCAGTGCGGCCGGGATATCGCCCAGTCCAGTCGGGTCCAA
Proteins encoded in this window:
- a CDS encoding bacterio-opsin activator, with the translated sequence MIGNDLDDVAVAGARQADAASRDIEVVYLDSDATAREQIREGLADHHADITVTSVATTDAALEAAVSTDVSCLVLDPTGLGDIPAALVSNDRYPVVLYTDATATNSAAAVVDDAATVVSKQGDGQPLLLAEKIISVVSASADRTESAFRDALSEIESRAEANEIAVLLADDGTVHWSSESVSVFVDSLDDTRQVERFYDAMQTALPDTSSGRRQLQRLQSTSTEPVAIRVSGSDRDQYLLRRGHELPAAAGGLTLVLLRDITDTARRDARTALLDLMVERAQDGLYTLDERGVIDFCNESFASNLGYEPTELCGEHATTVLAPGELSTGQATVETLLEAPERESATADLTFRRKDGTERKVSINHTLIHDENGNYSGLLGVARDITERCDREREYQEMTERLNFALEGAELGVWDWNPKTNAVTFDERWTGMLGYTTDELEPHYETWADLVHPDDLDRAEQALEELKAGETDLYQCEFRMQTKDGDWRWIRDIGKVFQWNDDGEAIRAVGIHQDITDERKRQNAIERQRDELATLNGVNMVIQDLIHALGGAATRRETAKTVCERVVESDLCELAWIAERAGANDSLVPKTVAGDDGACVDDLIGGDGTNRALCETALVTGAVQTIQDCGDPTEFKRCGAAAREQGFKSAAAIPLVQGNTVHGVLCVYADQPAAFSGRIAESFAVLGEMVGYTLAAVHNRQLLSDDTALELTFESERPDIPLVSAANAYGCRLEVIESVETKPTHLLYLSVHGGPPDAVAAHLCSHTEVLGSRVVRSDEASAVVELQVTETVQSLLLDVGARCRTIVADDGTLSITVEAPQDADSRAIQDAVSDRMPGIALTAKQECEQPSDIPDAETDPRNHLTERQEEVLRTAFLTGYYGWPRDTNAEQLAERLGIASPTLHQHLRRAQRNLIDAVFEIDS